From Calothrix sp. PCC 6303, a single genomic window includes:
- a CDS encoding EamA family transporter: MLNSESNSIFYALLSAFFAALTTIFAKIGVEAINPNLATAIRTLVILVMVWSWVLVRGQFDTILTITPKILLFLVFSGLSTGLSWLFYFRALQVGKASLVAPLDKLSLVLVLIFSLLFLKEPLTLKVFLGTGLILMGTVILIR, encoded by the coding sequence ATGTTGAATAGTGAAAGCAATAGTATCTTTTATGCTCTATTATCGGCATTTTTTGCCGCCTTGACAACTATTTTTGCCAAAATTGGAGTCGAAGCAATCAACCCCAATTTAGCAACCGCAATCCGTACTCTAGTTATTTTAGTGATGGTTTGGAGTTGGGTTTTAGTTAGAGGACAATTCGACACAATTTTAACAATAACTCCCAAAATCTTATTGTTTCTCGTCTTCTCTGGGTTGTCAACGGGTTTATCTTGGTTGTTTTACTTTCGCGCTTTACAAGTGGGAAAGGCTTCTTTAGTTGCACCTTTGGACAAATTAAGTTTGGTTTTGGTACTCATTTTTTCGTTACTTTTTCTCAAGGAACCCCTAACGCTAAAAGTATTCTTGGGAACTGGTTTGATTTTAATGGGTACGGTTATTTTGATTCGTTAA